The following coding sequences are from one Strigops habroptila isolate Jane chromosome 18, bStrHab1.2.pri, whole genome shotgun sequence window:
- the LOC115602416 gene encoding uncharacterized protein LOC115602416 isoform X2: protein MAPHGAVFRHRRGLVLSSEGPLGMEFQRILLPVFYQPVVFCLNFTPISRWICFVLFCSVFLLYLLVPLVVLGILTGIIMRWKDNKTHSFNMHLRKQETNGRDPRMHPKITADGKQPVPWHSYFCHTTGCHVCPTCEERLHAAPSPRSEPAHHGCAACQHWLSSQPAAPRMYSVTSIGDGESQSPAGTSSPAKAADVWRGGSTGEAVPEHSKAEQPIDHESSHHVCPICESWMRAHLGQCDNDPLVPAEQPRQQDEGPQGPICPPCADRLHLSLVHSDTWSCSVCPLAREGTLAHLVPPGTPSCHGCPICAAPTHAHFCQAPHG from the exons ATGGCACCACATGGAGCTGTGTTCAGACACAGGAGGGGTTTGGTGTTATCCTCTGAGGGGCCTCTGGGCATGGAATTCCAGAGAATTTTGCTGCCAGTCTTTTACCAACCTGTGGTATTTTGCTTAAATTTCACACCAATTTCTCGGTGgatttgttttgtattgttttgttctgttttccttctttatttgtTAGTTCCCCTGGTAGTCCTTGGAATTCTCACTGGGATCATCATGAGATGGAAAGACAATAAAACCCA ctCTTTCAATATGCATTTACGAAAGCAGGAGACAAATGGAAGGGATCCACGGATGCACCCAAAGATAACAGCTGATGGGAAGCAGCCTGTGCCATGGCATTCCTATTTTTG CCACACGACGGGTTGCCACGTGTGTCCCACGTGCGAGGAGCGGCTGCACGCTGCCCCGTCCCCCCGCAGCGAGCCTGCGCACCACGGCTGTGCCGCCTGCCAGCACTGGCTGAGCTCCCAGCCCGCAGCACCGCGAATGTACTCGGTCACCAGCATCGGCGATGGGGAGAGCCAGAGCCCGGCAGGCACGAG CTCTCCTGCCAAAGCTGCGGATGTGTGGAGAGGTGGCAGCACAGGAGAAGCTGTTCCAGAGCACAGCAAGGCAGAGCAGCCCATAGACCATGAAAG CAGCCACCATGTCTGTCCCATCTGTGAGAGCTGGATGCGCGCCCACCTTGGCCAGTGTGATAACGACCCCCTAGTGCCTGCGGAGCAGCCCCGACAGCAGGATGAGGG CCCACAGGGTCCCATCTGCCCGCCCTGCGCCGACCGGCTGCACCTCTCCCTTGTGCACAGCGACACTTGGAGCTGCTCCGTGTGTCCCCTGGCCAGAGAGGGGACCCTGGCTCACCTCGtcccccccggcacccccagCTGCCACGGCTGCCCCATCTGCGCAGCACCCACCCATGCGCACTTCTGCCAGGCACCCCACG GGTAA
- the LOC115602416 gene encoding uncharacterized protein LOC115602416 isoform X3 has protein sequence MRWKDNKTHSFNMHLRKQETNGRDPRMHPKITADGKQPVPWHSYFCHTTGCHVCPTCEERLHAAPSPRSEPAHHGCAACQHWLSSQPAAPRMYSVTSIGDGESQSPAGTSSPAKAADVWRGGSTGEAVPEHSKAEQPIDHESSHHVCPICESWMRAHLGQCDNDPLVPAEQPRQQDEGPQGPICPPCADRLHLSLVHSDTWSCSVCPLAREGTLAHLVPPGTPSCHGCPICAAPTHAHFCQAPHGRNGHRGTHNGSRQRGDEVPQTGCSFQSHVPAARTN, from the exons ATGAGATGGAAAGACAATAAAACCCA ctCTTTCAATATGCATTTACGAAAGCAGGAGACAAATGGAAGGGATCCACGGATGCACCCAAAGATAACAGCTGATGGGAAGCAGCCTGTGCCATGGCATTCCTATTTTTG CCACACGACGGGTTGCCACGTGTGTCCCACGTGCGAGGAGCGGCTGCACGCTGCCCCGTCCCCCCGCAGCGAGCCTGCGCACCACGGCTGTGCCGCCTGCCAGCACTGGCTGAGCTCCCAGCCCGCAGCACCGCGAATGTACTCGGTCACCAGCATCGGCGATGGGGAGAGCCAGAGCCCGGCAGGCACGAG CTCTCCTGCCAAAGCTGCGGATGTGTGGAGAGGTGGCAGCACAGGAGAAGCTGTTCCAGAGCACAGCAAGGCAGAGCAGCCCATAGACCATGAAAG CAGCCACCATGTCTGTCCCATCTGTGAGAGCTGGATGCGCGCCCACCTTGGCCAGTGTGATAACGACCCCCTAGTGCCTGCGGAGCAGCCCCGACAGCAGGATGAGGG CCCACAGGGTCCCATCTGCCCGCCCTGCGCCGACCGGCTGCACCTCTCCCTTGTGCACAGCGACACTTGGAGCTGCTCCGTGTGTCCCCTGGCCAGAGAGGGGACCCTGGCTCACCTCGtcccccccggcacccccagCTGCCACGGCTGCCCCATCTGCGCAGCACCCACCCATGCGCACTTCTGCCAGGCACCCCACGGTAGGAACGGGCACAGGGGCACCCACAATGGGTCACGACAGCGGGGGGATGAGGTGCCACAAACTGGGTGCTCCTTCCAAAGCCACGTCCCTGCAGCACGCACCAACTAA
- the LOC115602416 gene encoding uncharacterized protein LOC115602416 isoform X1: MAPHGAVFRHRRGLVLSSEGPLGMEFQRILLPVFYQPVVFCLNFTPISRWICFVLFCSVFLLYLLVPLVVLGILTGIIMRWKDNKTHSFNMHLRKQETNGRDPRMHPKITADGKQPVPWHSYFCHTTGCHVCPTCEERLHAAPSPRSEPAHHGCAACQHWLSSQPAAPRMYSVTSIGDGESQSPAGTSSPAKAADVWRGGSTGEAVPEHSKAEQPIDHESSHHVCPICESWMRAHLGQCDNDPLVPAEQPRQQDEGPQGPICPPCADRLHLSLVHSDTWSCSVCPLAREGTLAHLVPPGTPSCHGCPICAAPTHAHFCQAPHGRNGHRGTHNGSRQRGDEVPQTGCSFQSHVPAARTN; encoded by the exons ATGGCACCACATGGAGCTGTGTTCAGACACAGGAGGGGTTTGGTGTTATCCTCTGAGGGGCCTCTGGGCATGGAATTCCAGAGAATTTTGCTGCCAGTCTTTTACCAACCTGTGGTATTTTGCTTAAATTTCACACCAATTTCTCGGTGgatttgttttgtattgttttgttctgttttccttctttatttgtTAGTTCCCCTGGTAGTCCTTGGAATTCTCACTGGGATCATCATGAGATGGAAAGACAATAAAACCCA ctCTTTCAATATGCATTTACGAAAGCAGGAGACAAATGGAAGGGATCCACGGATGCACCCAAAGATAACAGCTGATGGGAAGCAGCCTGTGCCATGGCATTCCTATTTTTG CCACACGACGGGTTGCCACGTGTGTCCCACGTGCGAGGAGCGGCTGCACGCTGCCCCGTCCCCCCGCAGCGAGCCTGCGCACCACGGCTGTGCCGCCTGCCAGCACTGGCTGAGCTCCCAGCCCGCAGCACCGCGAATGTACTCGGTCACCAGCATCGGCGATGGGGAGAGCCAGAGCCCGGCAGGCACGAG CTCTCCTGCCAAAGCTGCGGATGTGTGGAGAGGTGGCAGCACAGGAGAAGCTGTTCCAGAGCACAGCAAGGCAGAGCAGCCCATAGACCATGAAAG CAGCCACCATGTCTGTCCCATCTGTGAGAGCTGGATGCGCGCCCACCTTGGCCAGTGTGATAACGACCCCCTAGTGCCTGCGGAGCAGCCCCGACAGCAGGATGAGGG CCCACAGGGTCCCATCTGCCCGCCCTGCGCCGACCGGCTGCACCTCTCCCTTGTGCACAGCGACACTTGGAGCTGCTCCGTGTGTCCCCTGGCCAGAGAGGGGACCCTGGCTCACCTCGtcccccccggcacccccagCTGCCACGGCTGCCCCATCTGCGCAGCACCCACCCATGCGCACTTCTGCCAGGCACCCCACGGTAGGAACGGGCACAGGGGCACCCACAATGGGTCACGACAGCGGGGGGATGAGGTGCCACAAACTGGGTGCTCCTTCCAAAGCCACGTCCCTGCAGCACGCACCAACTAA